The genome window GGTGGTGCCGAGACCACTCCCGCCATTGCCTCCGCAACCACAAAGCACGATGAGCATGGACAGGGGCAAGAATGTTCGGCGGATCACGAGTCATTTATACCTGCGCCGTGGTCTAAACTACGCACTATGGAAATGAGCCGCCGCGACTTCATGATTGCCGCCAGCAGTATGGCTGGCACCCAACTCGAAACTGACAGCCTGAAATCGGCGCGGATGAAAGCTCCCAAGCCCAAAGCCGGCCAAAAATCGGTAGCGGGATACGCCGCGGCTCCGCTCGATCGGGTTCGCTGCGCGTTCATCGGCGTTGGCGCGCGCGGCAGCGGCCATGTGGAGCAAGTCATGCAAATGGACGGCGTCGAGATTATCGCGATTTGCGATACGCACGAGCCCTCGCGCATGGCCGCCATCAAAGGAGTTGAGGCGAAAGGACGCCCCGCTCCGGCGAGTTATGGGGCAGGCGGCGACTGGGACTACCGCAAGATGCTGGAGCGCGACGACATTGACGCAGTGTTCATCGCGACGCCGTGGGAGTTCCACGTGCCGATGTCGGTGGATACGCTGAACAGCGGTAAGCACGCCTTTGTCGAGGTTCCCATGGCCATCAGCGTCGAAGGGTGCTGGCAGATTGTGGACGCCGCTGAGCGCAACCAGCGCCACGCCATGATGATGGAGAACGTTTGCTATGGCCGCGAAGAGCTGCTCGTGCTCAACATGTGCCGCATGGGCGTGTTCGGCGAGTTGCTGCACGCCGAAGGCGCGTACATTCACGATCTGCGCTGGCAGATGAACGAAGTCGGACACGGCACCGGCTCCTGGCGCACGCTGCACTATGCCAAGCGCAACGGCAACCTGTATCCCACGCACGGGCTGGGTCCGGTGGCTCAGTACCTGAATATCAATCGCGGCGACCGCTTTGACTACCTAAGTTCGGTGAGTTCGCCGAGCATGGCTCGCGAACTTTTTAAGCCGCAGCTGAAGGCGGGCAATCCCCACGCCAAGCTGAACTTTGTGTGCGGCGACCTCAACACCTCGATCATCAAGACCGTTCGCGGCCGATCGCTGGTGGTGCAATGGGACGAGCAATTGCCACGCCCCTACAACCGCCTGAACCTGGTGCAGGGAACCAAGGGCATTTGGGGCGGATTTCCCAACCGCTGCGTGATCGAAGGCGAAACGCCCTCGACCGAAAGCTGGGTTCAAGGCGCTGAGCTCGATAAGCTGATGAAGAAGTACGAGCACCCACTATGGGGGCGCATGGGCGAGGTCGCGAAGAAAGCCGGCGGCCACGGCGGCATGGACTTTATCATGCTGTGGCGCATCATCTACTGCCTACGCAATGGGCTACCGATGGATCAAGACGTGTACGATGG of Chthonomonas sp. contains these proteins:
- a CDS encoding Gfo/Idh/MocA family oxidoreductase, producing MSRRDFMIAASSMAGTQLETDSLKSARMKAPKPKAGQKSVAGYAAAPLDRVRCAFIGVGARGSGHVEQVMQMDGVEIIAICDTHEPSRMAAIKGVEAKGRPAPASYGAGGDWDYRKMLERDDIDAVFIATPWEFHVPMSVDTLNSGKHAFVEVPMAISVEGCWQIVDAAERNQRHAMMMENVCYGREELLVLNMCRMGVFGELLHAEGAYIHDLRWQMNEVGHGTGSWRTLHYAKRNGNLYPTHGLGPVAQYLNINRGDRFDYLSSVSSPSMARELFKPQLKAGNPHAKLNFVCGDLNTSIIKTVRGRSLVVQWDEQLPRPYNRLNLVQGTKGIWGGFPNRCVIEGETPSTESWVQGAELDKLMKKYEHPLWGRMGEVAKKAGGHGGMDFIMLWRIIYCLRNGLPMDQDVYDGAAWSVVGPLSEWSVKNRSQSIDVPDFTRGEWRSMKPLDVIR